The window CGTAGAAAAAGATTTGCTTTAAGATTTAATTTAATAGCTTCAATTTATAATTTACAACTATTAGTTTAAATATATTTGATAATTTAAAATTTCAGTCTTTTTTTATTGTAAATAATAATTTTTATTATGTTTTAATGACAAAATATTTGTAAAAATAATCTAAAAATTATTTTAATAACACTTTTATATTTATTTTAAATTTAAAAATTATAATTATCATATTAATTTTGCAAGAAGTCTAATGATAATAAATTAGAAATACATTATTCAATTGATAATCAACAAAATAAAATTATTAATTTAAATGAATTGATTAAAAAAGCAATATTTTTTAAATTTCGTGATGAAAATCCTAATTTAAAATTTAAGGAAATAAATTATATTGATACTGATAATTTAAATTTTTGAGATATTGAAATAACAAAAAAAGAAAATTCATTTTTATGATCTAATGTTCCTAAAAATGTATGTTCTGATAGAGAAATTATCAATAAAACTCCAAATACAAGATCATTTAATGTACCTGCTTGTGAATATAATTCAAAATCAAAATTAGTATTTCAAATTACAACAGGATTAACTAAAACAAAACAAGAAAATAAATTAAATGGTTGAAACATAAATTCTGATGATGAAATAAAATTAACAGATTTTACAAATATAAATAATAAAAATTCTGAAATCATTAATGTATTATCAAATGAATTTGATTTATCAAACACAAATAAACAAGAAAAAGAAATGATTTTAAGTATTTTTAAGGAACCCGCTGATAAATTTGAACTTAATCCCAATGAAAAATTAAAAATTACTTATCCAGTAAGAATAATTACATCTAAAGTTATATTAAATTTAAAACAAAAAATTACAGGAAATATTACTGCCAAAATAATTGATGATAACAATAAAGAACAAATAATTACATTATCAATTACAGAAGTAATGCAAATTTTACAAAAATATAGTTTATTACTCAATGAAATTACTATAGATAAAAACAATGATAAAATAACATTTAACGGTGAAGCATTTTTTTCATCAGAAAGAGAAGGGTCGGTAAGAACAAATACAGTTACTACTATAGTATAAAGTTTTATAAAAACGATATTAGCTATTTAGAACAATAACTTTAATTAAAACAAGCCCAACAAGTTTAAATTTCTTGTAAAAATAAAAAATATTCAAACCAGTAATTAACTAAAATTACTGGTTTTTATTTTGTCAAAATAGAAAAAATGAAAAAGTTGTTTAAGAGAATTATCATTATAGAAAGCTACATTTCGGGGTAGTGATTTTAACAGTTTTTTAAAGAGCCTGTCCAAAATTCTGTTTTAATTTTGTCGAAAACTCTTGATATTTATTGAATATACTTAATTTTAGGTATATTTTAATATGATAGAGGTGGATAATAATTATGGAAAAAATAATTCAAGAACTAGTAAATACTTTAACAGATGATCAATTTTTAGAATTTTATGAAAAAATCAAACAACAAGCAGAATTAATAAAAAAACAAAAACGTTTAAATGAAATTGATCAAAAATTTAGAGCGCACGGTATTAAATGCCCTAAATGTGAATCTTACCATTGCGTTAAAAATGGACATAATTCAGAAGGAAAACAAAAATATTTATGTAAAAATTGTCGTGCAAGTTTTGACGCTTTTCGTAATCATTTTATTTATTGAAGTCATTTAAATTATGAACAATGAAATTTATTGATTCAAATTTCATTGCTGGGACAATCTAGTAAAACAATTTCTCGTTTTATTAAAACTACATTAAAAACTGCTTGATATAATCGTCAAAAATTAATGAAATCAAAACAATTAGAAAATACCCAATTAAAATTTAAAAAATTATCTGGTAAAATCCAAATCGATGAAACATTCATTAAAGAAATCCATAAAGGAAATTTCAAATATAAAACTGATCCACGAAGAATTCACCTTGACCCATTCGCAACTAATACTAAATGCTGTATTCAAATGGCAATTGATAATAATAACAATATTTATGTTAAATCCACAAACACCAAACGTTTACAAAAACAATGAGTTATTGAAAATATGAACAAAGAATTAATTAACGAAAATTCAATTATTACTTCTGATATGCAAAAATTATATTTTTTAGTAGCAAAACAAACAAATTCTACTTTATGTGTAACTAAAACAACAATTAATCCTGAAGCTAGTTATCGTAACTTAAATAAAATCAGTAAATTACAATCTAGTCTTAAAGAAGCCTTAATTCATTATCATGGTTTAGGTTTTACTAATATTCAAAATTATTTAAATCTCTGAAAATGAAAATACCAACATAAGGGTTTAACTCCAAACCAACAAACAGCGGTATTATATTTTAATGTATAAAAAAGTTAAAGTAAAAATAGTAATTTTACATAAAAGCCTTTTAAAATTATCAAGTTGATGATTTTTTTTATTTTATCAAGAGTTTTCGACAAAATTAAAAAAATTCTGTGTCTCGATAATTCATTCTGAATTATACTTAAAAGAAGGAGAACAGAAAATGACAAAAAAAATAAAAAAAGAACCTGACGCAATTGATAAAGTTGTTGATTATTTTTTAGAAAATATTGATAATCCACAAGATTTATTTAAAGGCAATACTATTTTTCAGGAATTTACCAAAAAATTAACTGAACGAATGTTAAATACGGAAATTAAAGATTATCTTGAAACTGATGAGAATCATAATAAAAGAAATGGCAACACACAAAAAACCATTATTACTAAAAATGGTTCAATCGCAATTGATGTACCAAGAGATCGAAATAGTACTTTTGAACCAGTAATTATTCCAAAAAGACAAAGAAGATTTGATAACTTTGATCAAAAAGTAATTTCTTTATATGCAAGAGGAATGACAATTTCTGATATCAAAGCACAATTGCAAGAATTCTATCACGGAGCAGAAATTTCAGAAAGTTTAATTAGTCAAATAACTGATGATGTTATTGAAGAAGTTAAAATGTGACAAACTAAACCTTTAGAGAAGATTTATCCGATTGTTTATTTTGATTGTATTGTTGTTAAAGTAAAGCAAGATAAACGAATAATAAATAAAGCAGTTTATCTTGCCTTAGGAATTAATTTAGATGGTTTAAAAGATATTTTAGGAATGTGAATTAGTGAGAATGAGGGAGCCAAATTTTGACTTAATAATCTTACGGAAATGAAAAATCGTGGGTTACAAGATATTCTTGTTGCTTGTAGTGATAATTTAACTGGGATGTCTGATGCAATAGAAGCTGTTTTCCCAAAAACACAGCATCAATTATGCATTGTTCATCAAATTCGCAATAGTTTAAAATTTGTTCCTTACAAAGATCGCAAACTTGTAGCTAATGATTTAAAATCAATTTATACAGCAATTAATGAAGAAATAGCGTTAATTGCTTTAGATCATTTTTCAGAAAAATGAAATAAAAAGTATCCACAAATTACTAAATCATGAAAAAATAACTGAAATAATTTAATAATTTTTCTTGAATATCCTCAGGAATTTAGAAGAATTATTTACACAACTAATGCGATTGAATCTGTTAATAGTCAATTAAGAAAAGTCATTAAGAATAAAAAGATTTTTCCTAATGACGCATCAGTTTTTAAAATATTTTATTTAGCATTTCAAAATATGGTTAAGAAATGAACGATGCCAATTCAAAATTGGGGTAGTGCAATTTCACATTTAATGATAAAATTTGAGGACAGAGTGAATTTAAGTTAATTACTTAGAGACACAGTTAATTGTACAGTCCCTTTTTAAATTTAGTTATTACGAATTTTCAATTTCAATTTCAAAATTATTTGTTTCATTTAATCTGTAATTTGTTTTATTGAAAAAATCTTTGAAATTATATAAATCTGTGCCTTGTGCTTTAATTGTTATTTTTTTATTAATTACTCATGTTTTATAAGTACTATTTTCTTTTATTTTTTGTCCATATGTTTTTATTAAGTTTTTGATTTTTTCTTGTTTATCCTGATTATTTTTAAGTTCTTTTGTAAATTGGAAAGTAAAATCGTTTAAGTTTTTTAATTCTGGTAATTTTTCATTTAGATTGCTATTATCTTTTTTATATATGTTAATCTGTGCAACACTATTTGTTGAATTCAAAATCCAAAAATTCACTTTTTCTAGGTTTCTAATTTTAAAATCATAAGTTTTATTTTTGTTATTTTTTTGCTCTACTGATTCATTTGCTTTTTTAGAACAGCCAATTATTGGTAGTGTTATTAATCCTAAAATAGCGGTTATATTTAAAAATTTCATAAAATTAACTCCTTTATTTTGTTTTTCCAATATATATATATATATATTACACGAAAATCCTTAATATCATTAGAAAAATGGCAAAACCGATTAAAAATTGAAAGGTATAGTAAAAAGCTGGTACCGTTTTAAAAACTGGAAAAATGGCGGTTGAAAAGTTAACTGTTGCTTTCGCAATAATTGCTAACGGGCGTAAAATGGTAATGATTTGTGACGCTGTCAGCATTCAGTTTAGCATTTTAATACCAGCATTTTGAATGACACAACCAATATCATTAAAGGTTGGTATTCATCGTCCGGAATATTTGCAATTTGGTGGCGGAATTAGGTCATCTCATTCTGAATTGGTGGAACCATCAGGGATAAACGCCGTGGAATTAAGGACATTAAAGTCATAAATTTTAAAATTGTATTTAGAAGTATTATCTTTGTGATAGAGTGGAAAAGTTAAGGTAAAAATATTAATACCGTAACGAATATCAATATCGGTATTGAGATAATTAATACTATTAACAGTCTTGCTG is drawn from Spiroplasma endosymbiont of Clivina fossor and contains these coding sequences:
- a CDS encoding IS1/IS1595 family N-terminal zinc-binding domain-containing protein, whose amino-acid sequence is MEKIIQELVNTLTDDQFLEFYEKIKQQAELIKKQKRLNEIDQKFRAHGIKCPKCESYHCVKNGHNSEGKQKYLCKNCRASFDAFRNHFIYWSHLNYEQWNLLIQISLLGQSSKTISRFIKTTLKTAWYNRQKLMKSKQLENTQLKFKKLSGKIQIDETFIKEIHKGNFKYKTDPRRIHLDPFATNTKCCIQMAIDNNNNIYVKSTNTKRLQKQWVIENMNKELINENSIITSDMQKLYFLVAKQTNSTLCVTKTTINPEASYRNLNKISKLQSSLKEALIHYHGLGFTNIQNYLNLWKWKYQHKGLTPNQQTAVLYFNV
- a CDS encoding IS256 family transposase: MTKKIKKEPDAIDKVVDYFLENIDNPQDLFKGNTIFQEFTKKLTERMLNTEIKDYLETDENHNKRNGNTQKTIITKNGSIAIDVPRDRNSTFEPVIIPKRQRRFDNFDQKVISLYARGMTISDIKAQLQEFYHGAEISESLISQITDDVIEEVKMWQTKPLEKIYPIVYFDCIVVKVKQDKRIINKAVYLALGINLDGLKDILGMWISENEGAKFWLNNLTEMKNRGLQDILVACSDNLTGMSDAIEAVFPKTQHQLCIVHQIRNSLKFVPYKDRKLVANDLKSIYTAINEEIALIALDHFSEKWNKKYPQITKSWKNNWNNLIIFLEYPQEFRRIIYTTNAIESVNSQLRKVIKNKKIFPNDASVFKIFYLAFQNMVKKWTMPIQNWGSAISHLMIKFEDRVNLS